The Oreochromis aureus strain Israel breed Guangdong linkage group 7, ZZ_aureus, whole genome shotgun sequence region CAGCACAAAGACAATACAGAGGTTCAACAATTAAATGTTGGCTGCTCAGTCTGTGCATCTAaacttgtgtctctgtgttatgctGTCAGGTCCTCAGctggtgtttttctttattagcACAACAGACCATGACACATTTATATTCATGTTGCCTTTCTAGCTGGTGACAGCAGCATAACTAAACCCAGTTAGGCTAACGTTGTTTCTCAAGCACAGATAATGTGTTAAACTCTGAGTAATGAGCgcaaatgaaacaaaagaagTCACATTTTTTGTTAGTAATAACTCATTTCTCTTTACATGCTGGCTGTGCACATCAGCCAACTGTGTAATGACTTTTCATTTTTATCAAATCTTCAGTTTTTTAGACATTgctgtgtttctctttaaatgtGGCATTAGATGCTTCTTTGAAAAGTTTCCAAGTGGGACgcatttcttacattttaacaCTTGACTCAGCTGCGTGAACCTTACATCTGCGTGCAGTGTCTGAAAAAGGCTAAAGGTGTGTCCGAGGCACAGCCATATGTGCTCTGCAGCTGACTTCTAAATATCCCAGCAGCTGCACTGCATGCGTGGCTGCACTGATACAAAACCACGACAACCCTCCCCTAATCTTTTACATGACAAATTGCAAAAGCAAGGTCAGCAAAAAGGTTTTCCAAGCATGTGCGTGTtatgctggatttttttttcttcaccaaGTGCAGCTGTACAACACATGCACTGATTTTGCCTCATTAATCCTCACCTTCTGATGGTGAGTGTGTTATAATCGGTGAGTTCAGCAGGTGTGGGGACTGTTTCTGCCTAATGGGAGACCACTGGACAGGCAGAGGACAGGGGTGTGTTAGAGAGGAGGTGTGATGTAAAGCTGCAGTGACTTCAGGAGGagtggagggagagagaaagaaagcgtTGAGGTTCCATGTCAGACTGCTGCAGtcgcaggtgggtggggcttagTGGCTGTCACTCACTGTGGGACACCATGCTGCAGCCATGCTGTGGGGGAGGGGGCGCCTGTGCAGCAGCTGAGGGGAGAGGATAggtggaagtgtgtgtgtgtgtgtgtgtttctgtctgtgagtCAAAGACAAAGCCTCAGATGTAACAGTGGAAACAtcagggctgctgctgctggcagcTCTGCAGTACGTCAAATATTAATGCCAGCAGTTCATGCTGTGAAAAGCTCCCAGAGACAAATAATCTGATATTTACCCTGAACTTCACACACAACAGTCCAGCTTTGCCGGGTCACAGGCTTCATGCAAAACTGATGCACAGCCTTTAACCAATCCAAGCCACCAGTCTGCCATTTCTGCTCTACTTCCTCAGCCAAATGCTGTTTTTCACTTTGCCCGTGGCTCTCTGGGTTCACTGGCTTCCCATGTCCCGAGGCTATATCCAACAAAGCAAAGCCAGACAAATATGTCGTTTCAGCAACAAAAAACAGAGCATTTTGGGAAATGCCCTTGTTTCATCTGCACAGGACTTTATCAAATCATAACCACCTCCCTGCACATCTAACTCTCCTTAATTGATTTGCTATGTCTTAAAAAACAGTGAAGTAAAAGcaatatttgattttctgccGTTGAGAAATGTCACACACttgttaaattttaaattaGATCTCAACTCAGTGAACCAGCTACTGTTAATTAAACTTGTCAGCAAATGTTAAGTATGTCATAGACCATTAACAAAGAGCCAAATCCACAATATTGCTTCATGTTATTGTTCGAAAGATTATGAGTAAACAGTTTAAATGGGCAGTTCTTATTCACGGGACATGCAAAGACACAATATTGACGTATTTCAGTATACACTGTGCGCTATCCATCCTCCAGACCCCGCTGTCTGCTTTCCTCTCTAGAGGAAATTTAGAGAAGCTTTAATTGGAAGTTAAAGGAGTAATACTTTGCCTCCACCTCAGCTTGCTTCCAGCATTCATTTCTGTGAGCTCTGAGTAATTTGTATTGATTGTTTTGTGCAAGTGCAACACCAAGGTGACTCAGTGGGACTAGCACACAACCTCCCATCTTCTCTGCTTAATAGGAAGGGTGGAGAGAAGACAAAAATGAAAGCCCATAAACCTTTCAGACGTTCTTGATGGCTATGGAATCAAGAAAGTCTGACTCTTTTGTTGAGAAAGCCTCAGTTTAATATTTTCCTTCAAACAGcaaacacaataataataacagagtTTGAAACTATTGGTTTTGCTGGGATTCATTTTGGAAATACCCTAGACCCCCAGTTAGTGAGGATGCATCTTTCCTGTTGGCTGCACATGGCAAGTGGAGACACAGACCACTGAGTGAAATCCGTCTGTGGGTTTGGATGGTGCTCCACAGGGTTCTCCACGTCTGCGTCGTCCATCTGCTGTTTTGTCTGTCTTGTCTCTTCCTGTGTCACGTTCCTCTCTGCGTGGttggttttttaatttgtttgtgtcttttttacGAGTGTGTGCGAAATTGCTGTTGGTTCGTCTCCGTGTCGTGTAAGTTTCAGTGAAAGCGATCACAGGTTTCGCCTGCTCCGTTTTGATCCCTCGCATTTATTCCCAATAGGAGCGCACTTCACCAGGCATCAACACAGCCATGCTACCTCCTGCCGACACTTTCACCTGGGTGCTCCCCAGGCGCCCATCTCAGCTGAGTTTCCTCTAGGACATGCCAGCCAGCCCCCGCAGACAGGCCTGGCCACCCACCTGCCCCAGACGCACCATCCACCCCTCACTGCCCTGCCCGGACCCCCTCAGTTTCAGGATGTGCCGGGGCCTTCATTCCTACCTCAGGCCTTACACCAGCAATACCTCATCCAGCAGCAGCTCCTCGAAGCGCAGCATCGCAGGATCCTCCCACACTCCAGGTAGTCACCCTTGCATCCATACAAACACAACAGGTGTAAGTAcactaaaaaaaccaaaccaaaacaaaaacaaaaaacccagatATTTTTTAATCACATCTTTATCTGATTACAGAAGAGCCCAGGAGCGTATTCCCCTGAACCCTCACAGACTGCGTTCGGGCTACGAGTACTCCCCGCCCCTCCATGTTCCTCAGCCAATGACACAACAACCGCGGTACCTGGCCGAAGGCACCGACTGGTGAGTCACCGTTGGGGATTAACGAGAATCCTGCAGAGTTGAGAAATGATCCCGTCTTTTTTATCTTTCCAcccatctgtctgtctgccacATTGCCTGGCATGGGCTATGTTAATTTAGCCACGTTCCTCTCTTTCTGCAGGGATCTCAGCGTAGATGCTGGCCTCCCTCACCATCAGTACCAGCTCCAGCAGCTTCCGCAGCACTATCAGCATTACCTGGCCTCCCCTCGAATGCATCACTTTCCCAGGAACACATCCTCTGCACAAGTGGTATGTTGTCACTTCCTCAGGTTGCCTTGGATAGCTTGATAGTCTATATTCCTGCTGTAATATAATGAAGGATTTTGTTGTAGGTTGTGCATGAAATCAGAAACTACCCATACCCTCAGCTTCACCTGTTGGCGCTGCAAA contains the following coding sequences:
- the rnf165a gene encoding E3 ubiquitin-protein ligase RNF165, with the translated sequence MVLVHVGYLVLPVFGSVRNRGAHFTRHQHSHATSCRHFHLGAPQAPISAEFPLGHASQPPQTGLATHLPQTHHPPLTALPGPPQFQDVPGPSFLPQALHQQYLIQQQLLEAQHRRILPHSRRAQERIPLNPHRLRSGYEYSPPLHVPQPMTQQPRYLAEGTDWDLSVDAGLPHHQYQLQQLPQHYQHYLASPRMHHFPRNTSSAQVVVHEIRNYPYPQLHLLALQSLNPSRHATAVRESYEELLQLEDRLGSVSRGAVQTTIERFTFPHKYKKRKPLQLKIGEEEETDVDEKCTICLSMLEDGEDVRRLPCMHLFHQGCVDQWLATSRKCPICRVDIETQLNPDS